A single region of the Streptomyces vilmorinianum genome encodes:
- a CDS encoding CobW family GTP-binding protein gives MTNQQIPVVVLSGFLGSGKTTLLNHLLRSARGTRIGVMVNDFGDIGIDAMTVAGQVGSTVSLGNGCLCCAVDVSELDEYLEVLTRPELRLDVIVIEASGLAEPQELVRMVLASENERIVYGGLVQVVDAAEFSATRERHPETDRHLALADLVVVNKADRVGERELDAVHETVARLAGPAAVIRAAHGRIDPEVLFDRVVPDGEIEGQMSIEDLLYGDPDEEHDHAHAAYETLSLASGTALHPRRLMEFLDSRPEGLYRIKGFVDFGAADPGNRYTVHAVGRFLRFYPEPWAVGQERLTQLVLIGAGIDAAALRKALAACELNGPQDVPDEHSMWGVLRYVRQTDPEPAEPVD, from the coding sequence TTGACCAACCAGCAGATTCCGGTCGTCGTCCTCTCCGGGTTCCTCGGATCGGGCAAGACGACGCTGCTCAACCATCTGCTGCGCAGCGCCCGGGGCACCCGGATCGGGGTCATGGTCAACGACTTCGGGGACATCGGGATCGACGCCATGACCGTCGCCGGGCAGGTCGGGTCCACCGTCTCGCTCGGGAACGGATGCCTGTGCTGTGCCGTCGACGTCAGTGAGCTGGACGAGTACCTGGAGGTGCTCACCAGGCCCGAGCTGCGGCTCGATGTGATCGTCATCGAGGCGAGCGGGCTGGCGGAGCCCCAGGAGCTGGTGCGGATGGTGCTCGCCAGCGAGAACGAGCGGATCGTGTACGGCGGGCTCGTGCAGGTCGTCGACGCCGCCGAGTTCTCCGCCACGCGCGAACGTCACCCCGAGACCGACCGGCATCTCGCCCTCGCCGACCTGGTCGTCGTCAACAAGGCGGACCGGGTCGGCGAGCGGGAGCTGGACGCCGTCCACGAGACCGTCGCCCGTCTCGCGGGGCCCGCCGCGGTGATCCGTGCCGCGCACGGGCGGATCGACCCCGAGGTCCTCTTCGACCGGGTCGTGCCCGACGGGGAGATCGAGGGGCAGATGTCCATCGAGGACCTCCTCTACGGTGACCCCGACGAGGAGCACGACCACGCGCACGCCGCCTACGAGACCCTCTCCCTCGCCTCCGGCACGGCCCTGCACCCGCGCAGGCTCATGGAGTTCCTGGACTCCCGCCCGGAGGGCCTCTACCGCATCAAGGGATTTGTCGACTTCGGCGCCGCCGACCCCGGCAACCGCTACACCGTGCACGCCGTCGGCAGGTTCCTGCGCTTCTACCCCGAGCCCTGGGCGGTCGGCCAGGAGCGGCTCACCCAGCTCGTCCTCATCGGCGCCGGCATCGACGCGGCGGCCCTGCGCAAGGCGCTCGCCGCCTGCGAGCTGAACGGCCCGCAGGACGTCCCCGACGAGCACAGCATGTGGGGCGTCCTGCGGTACGTACGACAGACCGATCCGGAACCGGCCGAGCCGGTCGACTAG
- a CDS encoding sensor histidine kinase, producing the protein MSPAPTTPTPPPARRRRFGWPQRVFSQVLLMQLAIATGVTVLATGFFLAPLSAQLDDQAMRRALAIAETTASPQVAASLRASAPSARGPVQAEAERIRQSTGAEYVVVMDTRGVRWSHTDPAQIGRIVSTDPSAALAGHEVMEIDSGTLGRSARGKAPLRDADGTIVGAVSVGIEYDSVQDRLLGAIPGLLAYAGGALAAGALAAYLISRRLQRQTHDLAFSDISALLAEREAMLHGIREGVVALDHTGRIRLLNDEAQRLLGIGPEAIGRPLEEALGSGRTADVLAGRVTGEDLVTVRGHRVLIANRMPTDDGGAVATLRDRTELERLGRELDSTRGLIDALRAQDHEHANRLHTLLGLLELEMHDEAVEFVTEVVGVHRATAEQVTEKIHDPLLAALLVGKATVAAERGVGLRVSPDSLLPDRLVDPRELVTVVGNLVDNALDAAAGTAEPRVEIALRAEGRTAVLRVTDSGPGVPDDRRELIFTEGWTTKELPSHGKRGLGLALVRRLAERRGGSARVGEGPDGGAEFTVVLPEALSDPEPGLEPGLEPEPGLEPEPGLEPEPGPEPSLRVGEPR; encoded by the coding sequence ATGAGCCCCGCACCCACCACCCCCACGCCGCCCCCCGCGCGACGCAGGCGGTTCGGCTGGCCGCAGCGGGTCTTCTCGCAGGTCCTCCTCATGCAGCTGGCCATCGCCACCGGCGTCACGGTCCTGGCCACCGGCTTCTTCCTCGCACCGCTCAGTGCCCAGCTCGACGACCAGGCCATGCGGCGCGCCCTCGCCATCGCCGAGACGACCGCCTCCCCCCAGGTCGCCGCCTCGCTGCGTGCCTCCGCGCCCTCCGCCCGAGGTCCTGTGCAGGCGGAGGCCGAACGCATCCGGCAGTCCACCGGCGCCGAGTACGTCGTCGTCATGGACACCCGGGGCGTGCGCTGGTCCCACACCGACCCCGCCCAGATCGGCAGGATCGTCTCCACGGACCCCAGCGCGGCGCTCGCCGGACACGAGGTCATGGAGATCGACAGCGGCACCCTCGGCCGCTCGGCGCGCGGCAAGGCGCCCCTGCGGGACGCCGACGGGACCATCGTCGGCGCCGTGTCGGTCGGTATCGAGTACGACAGCGTCCAGGACCGGCTGCTCGGCGCGATCCCGGGGCTCCTCGCGTACGCCGGCGGGGCCCTGGCGGCCGGCGCCCTCGCCGCGTATCTGATCTCCCGCAGGCTTCAGCGTCAGACCCACGACCTGGCCTTCTCCGACATCTCCGCTCTGCTCGCCGAGCGCGAGGCCATGCTCCACGGCATCCGCGAGGGCGTCGTCGCCCTCGACCACACCGGGCGGATACGGCTCCTGAACGACGAGGCCCAGCGCCTCCTCGGGATCGGCCCGGAGGCCATCGGCCGCCCGCTGGAGGAGGCGCTCGGCTCCGGACGCACCGCCGACGTGCTGGCCGGCCGGGTCACCGGTGAGGACCTGGTGACCGTCCGCGGCCATCGGGTGCTCATCGCCAACCGGATGCCGACGGACGACGGCGGCGCCGTCGCCACCCTGCGCGACCGGACCGAGCTGGAGCGCCTCGGCCGCGAACTGGACTCCACCCGTGGCCTGATCGACGCCCTGCGCGCCCAGGACCACGAGCACGCCAACCGCCTCCACACCCTCCTCGGCCTCCTTGAGCTGGAGATGCACGACGAGGCGGTCGAGTTCGTCACCGAGGTTGTCGGCGTCCACCGGGCCACCGCCGAACAGGTCACCGAGAAGATCCACGACCCGCTCCTCGCCGCGCTCCTGGTCGGCAAGGCCACGGTCGCCGCCGAGCGGGGTGTCGGCCTGCGGGTCTCCCCCGACTCGCTGCTCCCCGACCGCCTGGTCGACCCGCGCGAGCTGGTCACCGTCGTCGGAAACCTCGTCGACAACGCGCTGGACGCCGCCGCCGGCACCGCCGAGCCGCGCGTCGAGATCGCCCTGCGGGCCGAGGGGCGCACGGCCGTTCTGCGGGTCACCGACAGCGGGCCCGGCGTTCCCGACGACCGCCGCGAGCTGATCTTCACCGAGGGCTGGACGACCAAGGAGCTGCCGTCCCACGGCAAACGGGGCCTGGGCCTGGCCCTGGTGCGCCGGCTCGCCGAACGCCGGGGAGGCAGCGCCCGGGTCGGCGAGGGCCCGGACGGGGGCGCCGAGTTCACCGTCGTACTCCCTGAGGCACTGAGCGATCCGGAGCCTGGGCTGGAGCCGGGGCTGGAACCGGAGCCGGGGCTGGAACCGGAGCCGGGGCTGGAACCGGAGCCGGGGCCGGAGCCCTCGTTGCGGGTCGGGGAGCCGCGATGA
- a CDS encoding DUF7342 family protein, protein MIDVLVVDDDVRVAQINAAYVTKVPGFRVVATAHSTAEAIRRLGEVRVDLILLDHYLPDENGLAVVRELRRLGHQTDVIMVTAARDVATVQAAMRHGALQYLVKPFTFAGLRAKLEAYAALRDTLDGGGEAEQAEVDRIFGALSAGATEPGLPKGHSPTTAELVRQVLLAADGALSAQEIAERAGVSRQTAQRYLKLLERTGRVRLSLKYGETGRPEHRYVWVRA, encoded by the coding sequence ATGATCGACGTACTGGTCGTGGACGACGACGTACGGGTCGCGCAGATCAACGCGGCCTACGTGACGAAGGTGCCGGGATTCCGGGTCGTCGCCACCGCCCACTCGACCGCGGAGGCGATCCGCCGGCTCGGCGAGGTCCGGGTCGACCTGATCCTCCTCGATCACTACCTGCCCGACGAGAACGGGCTCGCGGTCGTCCGGGAACTGCGCCGGCTCGGCCACCAGACCGACGTGATCATGGTGACCGCGGCGCGCGATGTGGCGACCGTCCAGGCGGCCATGCGGCACGGCGCGCTGCAGTACCTGGTCAAGCCGTTCACCTTCGCCGGGCTGCGCGCCAAGCTGGAGGCGTACGCGGCCCTGCGCGACACGCTCGACGGCGGCGGCGAGGCGGAACAGGCCGAGGTCGACCGGATCTTCGGCGCCCTCTCGGCGGGCGCGACGGAGCCCGGCCTTCCGAAGGGGCACTCCCCCACCACCGCGGAGCTGGTACGTCAGGTGCTGCTCGCCGCCGACGGGGCCCTGTCCGCCCAGGAGATCGCCGAGCGGGCGGGGGTGAGCCGGCAGACCGCCCAGCGCTATCTCAAGCTGCTCGAACGGACGGGCCGGGTGCGGCTCTCGCTGAAGTACGGCGAGACGGGCCGCCCCGAGCACCGGTACGTCTGGGTCCGCGCGTAG
- a CDS encoding solute symporter family protein: MTDDHQTLALLLFSAFIAVTLAITTWVSRKRRGSAEEFYAGGRLFSPMENGFAIAGDYMSAASFLGISGLIALFGYDGMLYSVGFLVAWLVVLLLVAELVRNCGRFTLADVVAARMAERPVRIAAGTSSVTVSVLYLVAQMVGAGSLVALLLGGTSEAARSWTVIGVGALMVIYVSLGGMRATTWIQIVKAVLLMAGTIALTVLVLLRFHGDFNQLLATAAERSGHGREFLAPGLRYGGGWTARLDFISLGLALVLGTAGLPHILSRFYTVPTARAARRSVVWSIGLIGGFYLMTIVLGFGAAAIIGPDAVRSSNAAGNTAVPLLALDLGGGAGSTGGTVLFAVVAAVAFATILAVVAGITLASSASVAHDLYASLRRRNAHAKQYSEVTVARLAAVGIGAAAIGLGLLARDLNVAFLVGLAFAVAASANLPVLFYSLFWRNFTTRGAVWAVYGGLVPAVLLVVLSPVVSGSPDALFPGVDFHVFPLQNPGVVSIPLGFLAGWIGTVTSTEPPDAAKHAETEVRALTGAGAV; this comes from the coding sequence GTGACCGACGACCACCAGACACTCGCGCTGCTGCTGTTCAGCGCGTTCATCGCGGTGACCCTGGCGATCACCACCTGGGTGAGCCGCAAGCGGCGCGGCTCGGCGGAGGAGTTCTACGCCGGCGGCAGGCTGTTCTCGCCCATGGAGAACGGTTTCGCCATCGCGGGTGACTACATGTCCGCCGCCTCCTTCCTCGGCATCTCCGGCCTGATCGCGCTCTTCGGCTACGACGGCATGCTGTACTCCGTCGGCTTCCTCGTCGCCTGGCTGGTCGTCCTGCTCCTGGTGGCCGAACTGGTGCGCAACTGCGGCCGGTTCACGCTCGCCGACGTCGTCGCCGCCCGGATGGCGGAGCGCCCCGTCCGTATCGCCGCCGGCACCTCCTCCGTCACCGTCTCCGTGCTCTATCTGGTGGCCCAGATGGTGGGAGCCGGCAGTCTGGTCGCTCTGCTCCTCGGGGGCACGAGCGAGGCCGCCCGCTCCTGGACGGTGATCGGCGTCGGCGCCCTGATGGTGATCTATGTGTCGCTGGGCGGGATGCGGGCCACCACCTGGATCCAGATCGTCAAGGCGGTGCTGCTCATGGCCGGCACGATCGCCCTGACCGTGCTCGTCCTGCTCCGCTTCCACGGCGACTTCAACCAGCTGCTCGCCACCGCCGCGGAGCGCAGCGGACACGGACGGGAGTTCCTCGCGCCGGGGCTGCGCTACGGCGGAGGGTGGACCGCGCGTCTCGACTTCATCAGCCTCGGCCTCGCACTCGTCCTCGGCACCGCGGGCCTGCCGCACATCCTGTCCCGCTTCTACACCGTGCCCACCGCGAGGGCCGCCCGCCGCTCGGTCGTCTGGTCCATCGGACTCATCGGCGGCTTCTATCTCATGACGATCGTGCTCGGCTTCGGCGCCGCCGCGATCATCGGCCCCGACGCCGTCCGCTCCTCCAACGCCGCCGGGAACACGGCCGTACCGCTGCTCGCCCTGGACCTCGGCGGCGGAGCAGGCTCCACGGGCGGCACGGTGCTCTTCGCGGTCGTCGCCGCCGTCGCCTTCGCGACGATCCTCGCCGTCGTCGCGGGCATCACGCTCGCCTCCTCGGCCTCCGTCGCCCACGACCTGTACGCCTCGCTGCGCCGCCGCAACGCTCATGCGAAGCAGTACAGCGAGGTCACCGTGGCGCGGCTCGCCGCCGTCGGGATCGGCGCGGCGGCGATCGGGCTGGGGCTGCTCGCCCGCGATCTCAACGTGGCGTTCCTGGTCGGTCTCGCCTTCGCCGTGGCCGCCTCAGCCAATCTGCCGGTGCTGTTCTACTCGCTGTTCTGGCGGAACTTCACCACGCGGGGCGCCGTGTGGGCGGTGTACGGAGGGCTCGTCCCGGCCGTCCTGCTCGTCGTGCTCTCCCCGGTCGTCTCCGGAAGCCCCGACGCGCTCTTCCCGGGCGTCGACTTCCACGTCTTCCCGCTGCAGAACCCGGGGGTCGTCTCCATCCCGCTCGGCTTCCTCGCCGGCTGGATCGGGACCGTGACCTCGACGGAGCCGCCGGACGCCGCCAAGCACGCCGAGACCGAGGTACGGGCCCTCACCGGCGCCGGAGCGGTGTGA
- a CDS encoding DUF485 domain-containing protein translates to MEKHEGPGAPAVRIDDPWYDALASGWGEPTDTETPAGSGAHTSSVPGVVPPQLPVHSAADIYLEVQRSPAFQEVRSRYRRFVIPASLAFLLWYLAYVVAATAAPGLMARPVAGMVNVAMLAGLGQFLSTFLLTWAYARHARLRRDRAALELRWTVFDETRVQERTRGIHQ, encoded by the coding sequence GTGGAGAAGCACGAAGGGCCGGGCGCCCCGGCGGTGCGGATCGACGATCCCTGGTATGACGCGCTGGCCTCCGGCTGGGGTGAGCCGACCGACACGGAGACACCGGCCGGCTCCGGAGCGCACACCTCGTCGGTACCCGGAGTCGTACCGCCACAGCTGCCGGTCCACAGCGCGGCCGACATCTATCTGGAGGTCCAGCGCAGTCCGGCCTTCCAGGAAGTACGCAGCCGCTACCGGCGGTTCGTGATCCCCGCCTCCCTCGCCTTCCTCCTCTGGTATCTCGCCTATGTCGTCGCCGCGACGGCGGCACCCGGACTCATGGCCCGGCCCGTCGCCGGCATGGTGAACGTGGCGATGCTCGCCGGACTCGGACAGTTCCTCTCCACCTTCCTGCTGACCTGGGCCTACGCCCGGCACGCCCGGCTGCGGCGGGACCGGGCGGCGCTGGAACTGCGCTGGACCGTGTTCGACGAAACGCGGGTACAGGAGAGGACGCGGGGGATCCACCAGTGA
- a CDS encoding response regulator transcription factor produces MSGPGNRHGEGRVARVIVADDQSMVREGIVLVLGLLPGIEVVGSARDGEEAVALTAALAPDVVLMDLRMPRCDGVEATRRIRADHPGTEVVVLTTYADDDSLFPALRAGARGYLTKDAGGEEIVRAVHDVLDGRAGLAPSVQRRLLEQLMTQPERHGRHGRHGRHAPSREGARDSTHEPAADPLPDGLTERESEVLTLVADGLSNQEIAGRLGISTATVKTHINNLFAKTGVRDRAQAVRYAYQHGLVAPPGETIT; encoded by the coding sequence ATGAGCGGCCCCGGGAACCGGCACGGAGAAGGCCGGGTCGCGCGCGTGATCGTCGCCGACGACCAGTCCATGGTGCGGGAGGGAATCGTGCTGGTGCTCGGGCTGCTGCCCGGCATCGAGGTCGTCGGCTCCGCCCGGGACGGCGAGGAGGCCGTCGCCCTGACCGCCGCACTCGCCCCCGACGTGGTGCTGATGGACCTTCGGATGCCGCGCTGCGACGGCGTCGAGGCGACCCGGCGCATTCGCGCCGACCATCCGGGCACCGAAGTCGTCGTCCTCACCACCTACGCCGACGACGACTCGCTCTTCCCCGCGCTGCGCGCCGGGGCGCGCGGCTATCTCACCAAGGACGCGGGCGGGGAGGAGATCGTACGGGCCGTCCATGACGTGCTCGACGGGCGCGCCGGACTCGCTCCCTCCGTCCAACGGCGTCTCCTGGAGCAGCTGATGACCCAGCCGGAGCGGCACGGACGGCACGGACGGCACGGACGGCACGCACCCTCCCGCGAAGGGGCCCGAGACTCCACGCACGAGCCGGCCGCGGACCCGCTGCCCGACGGGCTCACCGAGCGCGAGAGCGAGGTGCTCACCCTCGTCGCCGACGGCCTCTCCAACCAGGAGATCGCCGGCCGGCTCGGTATCTCCACCGCCACCGTGAAGACACACATCAACAACCTCTTCGCCAAGACCGGGGTGCGCGACCGGGCGCAGGCCGTGCGGTACGCATATCAGCACGGGCTCGTCGCACCACCTGGAGAAACCATCACCTGA
- a CDS encoding sensor histidine kinase — protein sequence MNSSRTTNRWLVWPAPEALTRVGVPRGRLVLDGLLLAGVSVWIVTSAHVSGAFPGWYGLLPPLGLALCVTALVAYHRTTLANRLAHSLGLLALVVALGFGAHTAGAPVPATLLWIVVSIAAMERLPLLVALATVLILAGAFVDADETGVLGAGVTTATVLLTGYMLRLDAEARSSGFRLLAQERAAREAEAASAALAERARIAREIHDVLAHSLSAQMVHLEAARLQIEAGADREKILERVVAARSMAREGLAETRQALSALRGDMVPVEDYLRELAREDRAVVEVTGARRSLPAEASQAVRRVAQEALTNVRKHAPGARTRLLLAYEPEEVALEIRDSGAPGTSGAAEDAKPAEAAQDGQEAGLHATGSGYGLLGMRERAELLGGTLDAGPEGEGFAVRLRVPA from the coding sequence GTGAACAGCAGCAGGACGACCAACCGATGGCTCGTATGGCCCGCGCCTGAGGCGCTGACCCGGGTCGGCGTGCCGCGAGGCCGCCTCGTGCTCGACGGCCTCCTGCTCGCGGGGGTCAGCGTGTGGATCGTGACCAGCGCCCATGTCTCGGGAGCCTTCCCCGGCTGGTACGGGCTGCTGCCTCCGCTCGGTCTCGCGCTCTGCGTCACCGCGCTCGTCGCCTACCACCGGACGACTCTCGCCAACCGGCTCGCCCACTCGCTCGGCCTGCTCGCCCTCGTCGTCGCCCTCGGGTTCGGGGCGCATACCGCCGGCGCCCCCGTCCCCGCCACCCTGCTCTGGATCGTCGTCTCGATCGCGGCGATGGAGCGACTGCCCCTGCTCGTCGCCCTGGCCACCGTGCTGATCCTCGCCGGAGCCTTCGTGGACGCGGACGAGACGGGGGTCCTGGGAGCCGGAGTGACCACGGCGACCGTGCTGCTCACCGGGTACATGCTCCGTCTGGACGCCGAGGCCCGCAGCTCCGGGTTCCGGCTGCTGGCCCAGGAGCGGGCCGCCCGGGAAGCCGAGGCAGCCTCCGCCGCGCTGGCCGAGCGGGCCAGGATCGCCCGCGAGATCCACGATGTCCTGGCGCACAGCCTCTCCGCGCAGATGGTGCACCTGGAGGCGGCGCGGCTGCAGATAGAGGCCGGCGCCGACCGGGAGAAGATCCTCGAGCGGGTGGTCGCCGCCCGCTCCATGGCCCGGGAGGGGCTCGCCGAGACCCGGCAGGCGCTCTCCGCGCTCCGCGGTGACATGGTGCCGGTCGAGGACTATCTGCGGGAGCTGGCCCGCGAGGACCGGGCCGTGGTCGAGGTGACCGGCGCCCGCAGGTCGCTGCCGGCGGAGGCCTCCCAGGCCGTACGGAGGGTGGCGCAGGAGGCCCTCACCAACGTACGCAAGCACGCGCCGGGGGCCAGGACGCGGCTCCTGCTCGCCTACGAGCCGGAGGAGGTCGCCCTGGAGATACGGGACTCCGGTGCGCCGGGCACGTCCGGAGCCGCGGAGGACGCGAAGCCCGCGGAGGCCGCGCAGGACGGGCAGGAGGCAGGGCTGCACGCCACGGGATCCGGCTACGGACTCCTCGGCATGCGGGAGCGTGCCGAGCTCCTGGGCGGGACGCTGGATGCGGGACCCGAGGGCGAGGGCTTCGCGGTGCGGCTGAGGGTGCCGGCATGA